The Malus sylvestris chromosome 12, drMalSylv7.2, whole genome shotgun sequence genome contains a region encoding:
- the LOC126591818 gene encoding uncharacterized protein LOC126591818 isoform X2 produces the protein MGEELSEDTMDLDSDYDSADDSVSSGEICAYCDYVGEHTSWECPNYQKPVDTWVAHPLVKESYICSICGKNDHHIAWCPLARSCPPSTKVEPGSEIMCSVCHTYMCSIESQYCNIKRDHHTFAQLKDCFYCYEKGHFPQVCPSRVKDLLAVIELENAGDGNNGQDDDNEKPNTEFQRFRYSFFVANLAPQVTEADLYRHFHDISDVGDGDVIEVMVHNHEHKHYGYLEFRTREVALSAMEKGHHTILCDKKIKCYPTSLVKQDLVVFSP, from the exons ATGGGGGAGGAGCTATCAGAGGATACAATGGATCTCGACTCTGATTACGATAGTGCTGATGATAGTGTCAGCAGTGGCGAGATTTGTGCTTATTGTGACTACGTTGGTGAGCACACCTCTTGGGAGTGCCCCAATTATCAGAAGCCCGTAGACACTTGGGTTGCTCACCCTCTTGTGAAAGAAAGTTATATTTGCAGCATTTGTGGTAAAAATGACCACCACATTGCATGGTGCCCATTGGCTCGATCGTGCCCTCCTAGCACAAAAGTGGAACCTGGCTCTGAAATAATGTGTAGTGTCTGTCATACTTACATGTGCTCCATTGAATCGCAATATTGCAACATAAAACGTGATCATCATACATTTGCTCAGTTAAAGGACTGTTTTTATTGTTACGAAAAGGGACACTTTCCTCAGGTGTGCCCTTCTCGGGTGAAGGATCTCCTAGCTGTCATAGAACTAGAAAATGCTGGGGATGGCAATAATGGTCAGGATGATGATAATGAGAAGCCAAATACAGAATTCCAACGGTTTCGTTATTCATTTTTTGTGGCCAATCTAGCTCCACAG GTTACTGAAGCCGATCTCTATCGTCATTTCCATGACATATCTGATGTTGGAGATGGAGATGTTATAGAAGTAATGGTGCACAACCATGAACATAAACATTATGGGTATCTTGAATTCAGGACAAGAGAAGTGGCATTATCGGCTATGGAGAAGGGGCATCATACTATTCTCTGTGACAAGAAAATCAAG TGTTACCCTACCTCATTAGTAAAGCAAGATCTGGTTGTTTTTTCCCCATGA
- the LOC126591818 gene encoding uncharacterized protein LOC126591818 isoform X1 has protein sequence MESNSLSSSPCKVKEIRKRRKREKEIRKRKRIINLVHLIRCCPEDTMDLDSDYDSADDSVSSGEICAYCDYVGEHTSWECPNYQKPVDTWVAHPLVKESYICSICGKNDHHIAWCPLARSCPPSTKVEPGSEIMCSVCHTYMCSIESQYCNIKRDHHTFAQLKDCFYCYEKGHFPQVCPSRVKDLLAVIELENAGDGNNGQDDDNEKPNTEFQRFRYSFFVANLAPQVTEADLYRHFHDISDVGDGDVIEVMVHNHEHKHYGYLEFRTREVALSAMEKGHHTILCDKKIKCYPTSLVKQDLVVFSP, from the exons ATGGAAAGCAACTCTCTCTCGTCAAGCCCGTGCAAGG tTAAGGAGATTCGCAAACGCCGCAAGA GGGAGAAAGAAATTAGAAAGAGAAAACGAATAATCAATCTAGTGCACCTGATTCGTTGCTGTCCTG AGGATACAATGGATCTCGACTCTGATTACGATAGTGCTGATGATAGTGTCAGCAGTGGCGAGATTTGTGCTTATTGTGACTACGTTGGTGAGCACACCTCTTGGGAGTGCCCCAATTATCAGAAGCCCGTAGACACTTGGGTTGCTCACCCTCTTGTGAAAGAAAGTTATATTTGCAGCATTTGTGGTAAAAATGACCACCACATTGCATGGTGCCCATTGGCTCGATCGTGCCCTCCTAGCACAAAAGTGGAACCTGGCTCTGAAATAATGTGTAGTGTCTGTCATACTTACATGTGCTCCATTGAATCGCAATATTGCAACATAAAACGTGATCATCATACATTTGCTCAGTTAAAGGACTGTTTTTATTGTTACGAAAAGGGACACTTTCCTCAGGTGTGCCCTTCTCGGGTGAAGGATCTCCTAGCTGTCATAGAACTAGAAAATGCTGGGGATGGCAATAATGGTCAGGATGATGATAATGAGAAGCCAAATACAGAATTCCAACGGTTTCGTTATTCATTTTTTGTGGCCAATCTAGCTCCACAG GTTACTGAAGCCGATCTCTATCGTCATTTCCATGACATATCTGATGTTGGAGATGGAGATGTTATAGAAGTAATGGTGCACAACCATGAACATAAACATTATGGGTATCTTGAATTCAGGACAAGAGAAGTGGCATTATCGGCTATGGAGAAGGGGCATCATACTATTCTCTGTGACAAGAAAATCAAG TGTTACCCTACCTCATTAGTAAAGCAAGATCTGGTTGTTTTTTCCCCATGA